The proteins below are encoded in one region of Tolumonas auensis DSM 9187:
- a CDS encoding D-alanyl-D-alanine carboxypeptidase family protein has translation MKLKLAKLVLLTAAFGISAATFAETATPTPTPNPMPTPDPKPMPAPAPVALPSPPQISAKAHLLMDYNSGQILVGENTEERLPPASLTKMMTSYVIGQELKSGRIKPTDMVTISQNAWAKNYGDSSKMFIEVGKQVSVDNLNKGIIIQSGNDACIAMAEHIAGSEDSFASLMNQWAAKLGMSNSHFVNAHGLHNVDHYSTAHDMARMGQALIRDLPNEYAIYSQKDFTFNGITQHNRNRLLWDKTLVVDGIKTGHVSEVGYNLVASATGPEGMRLISVIIGSNSEQQRAEESKKLLTYGFRFYQNIQPYKQGAELATQRIWMGDKSEIRLGTDRDINLLAPRGSAAKMKADFQLTRDLHAPIQKGETVGTIFLRIDGKDVAQYPLVALDTVEEGGIFSRLWDYLVLLFQQLIG, from the coding sequence ATGAAGTTGAAACTGGCGAAACTTGTTCTGTTGACAGCCGCATTCGGTATCAGTGCTGCCACCTTCGCAGAAACTGCAACCCCAACCCCGACACCAAACCCGATGCCAACGCCTGATCCGAAACCGATGCCGGCACCGGCACCAGTGGCTCTGCCAAGCCCGCCGCAGATTTCGGCAAAAGCACATCTGCTGATGGACTATAACAGTGGCCAGATCCTGGTTGGCGAAAATACCGAAGAACGTCTGCCACCTGCCAGCCTGACCAAAATGATGACCTCGTATGTCATTGGTCAGGAGCTGAAGTCCGGACGTATCAAGCCAACGGATATGGTGACCATCAGCCAGAATGCCTGGGCCAAAAACTACGGTGATTCATCCAAAATGTTTATCGAAGTCGGTAAACAGGTCAGTGTTGATAACCTGAACAAAGGCATCATCATTCAGTCCGGTAACGATGCCTGTATCGCGATGGCCGAACATATTGCCGGCTCGGAAGATTCATTTGCCAGCCTGATGAACCAGTGGGCGGCAAAGCTGGGCATGAGCAATTCCCACTTTGTGAATGCGCATGGTCTGCATAACGTGGATCACTACTCCACCGCACATGACATGGCACGTATGGGTCAGGCACTGATCCGCGATTTGCCAAATGAATATGCCATCTATTCACAGAAAGATTTCACCTTCAATGGTATCACCCAGCACAACCGTAACCGTCTGCTGTGGGATAAAACACTGGTCGTTGATGGCATCAAAACCGGTCACGTCAGTGAAGTCGGCTATAACCTGGTAGCTTCAGCCACCGGCCCGGAAGGCATGCGTCTGATTTCCGTGATCATCGGCTCGAACAGCGAACAGCAACGTGCGGAAGAAAGCAAGAAACTGCTGACCTATGGTTTCCGTTTCTACCAGAACATCCAGCCGTACAAACAGGGTGCGGAACTGGCTACCCAACGCATCTGGATGGGCGACAAGAGCGAGATCCGTCTCGGTACTGACCGTGACATCAATCTGTTGGCACCACGTGGTTCAGCCGCGAAAATGAAAGCTGATTTCCAGCTGACCCGTGATCTGCATGCTCCGATCCAGAAGGGTGAAACCGTAGGGACCATTTTCCTGCGCATCGATGGTAAAGATGTGGCACAGTATCCGCTGGTAGCACTGGATACCGTGGAAGAAGGCGGCATTTTCAGTCGTCTGTGGGATTATCTGGTCTTGCTGTTCCAGCAGCTGATCGGCTGA
- a CDS encoding septal ring lytic transglycosylase RlpA family protein, producing the protein MRFSVTTTVLYRCSRVLLLAALFSACTSQEVSYRMRPTKMTVRTDIGSYSGFQFKEYAGPIVNDEEYARMTPRQRRKMGLLSPVYEAPSQRGNNGYEIDGKYYPIWKDIKEYTAEGLASWYGPGFHGRLTANGEVYDQYAISAAHQSLPLPSFIHVTNLDNGRTLVVRVNDRGPFVGDRLLDLSYGAAARLGIVEDGVVRVKIELINAASPLLLSSRN; encoded by the coding sequence ATGCGTTTTTCAGTCACAACAACCGTACTTTACCGTTGCAGCCGCGTTCTGCTGCTGGCCGCGCTGTTCTCCGCCTGCACGTCACAGGAAGTGAGCTATCGGATGCGGCCGACCAAAATGACGGTGCGGACTGACATTGGCAGTTATTCCGGCTTTCAGTTCAAAGAGTATGCCGGGCCCATCGTGAACGATGAAGAATATGCACGGATGACTCCCCGCCAGCGCCGGAAAATGGGGTTGCTGTCCCCGGTGTATGAAGCCCCCAGTCAGCGAGGCAATAACGGTTATGAAATCGATGGCAAATACTATCCTATCTGGAAGGATATTAAGGAATACACCGCTGAAGGACTGGCTTCCTGGTATGGTCCCGGCTTTCATGGCCGTCTGACTGCCAATGGTGAAGTGTATGATCAATATGCAATTTCTGCCGCACACCAGAGCCTGCCGCTACCCAGTTTTATTCATGTCACCAATCTGGACAATGGCCGCACGCTGGTCGTCCGGGTCAATGATCGCGGTCCGTTTGTCGGCGATCGTTTGCTGGATCTCTCGTATGGTGCCGCTGCCCGTCTGGGCATCGTGGAAGATGGTGTCGTCCGGGTAAAAATAGAATTAATCAATGCCGCCTCCCCGCTGCTGCTTTCCTCCCGCAACTGA
- the lipB gene encoding lipoyl(octanoyl) transferase LipB — MQHSSLIVRRLGLQPYETIWHAMQAFTNQRTPDTADEIWLVEHPPVYTQGQAGKPEHLLHNTSIPVVQSDRGGQVTYHGPGQLVFYPLLDVRRLGVGVRELITTLEQSVIRLLANYDIEAVARADAPGVYVNNAKIASLGLRIRHGRSFHGLALNVAMDLTPFQHINPCGYAGLAMTQCSSLGGPANVAEAAEGLLHAFTQQLGITQWQDGDAVIYAPACEETHD; from the coding sequence TTGCAGCATTCCTCTCTGATTGTCCGGCGGTTAGGGTTACAGCCCTACGAAACAATCTGGCATGCCATGCAGGCCTTCACCAATCAGCGGACACCTGATACCGCGGATGAGATCTGGCTGGTCGAACATCCCCCGGTTTATACCCAGGGGCAAGCCGGCAAGCCCGAACATCTGTTGCATAACACTTCTATTCCGGTTGTACAAAGCGATCGTGGCGGACAAGTCACCTATCATGGCCCCGGCCAGCTGGTGTTTTATCCGTTGCTGGATGTCCGCCGTCTGGGTGTCGGGGTGCGTGAACTGATCACTACACTGGAACAATCTGTTATCCGTTTGTTAGCAAATTATGATATTGAAGCCGTTGCCCGTGCCGATGCGCCGGGGGTGTATGTTAATAACGCCAAAATAGCGTCTTTAGGTTTACGAATCCGCCATGGTCGTTCCTTTCACGGTCTGGCACTCAACGTGGCGATGGATTTAACGCCATTTCAGCACATTAACCCGTGCGGCTATGCCGGTCTGGCAATGACGCAGTGCAGTAGTCTGGGTGGCCCCGCCAACGTGGCCGAAGCAGCAGAGGGCTTGTTGCACGCTTTTACCCAGCAGTTAGGGATCACTCAGTGGCAGGACGGCGATGCCGTTATTTATGCCCCCGCTTGCGAGGAAACTCATGACTAA
- a CDS encoding SanA/YdcF family protein: protein MLTRFIQFVTTIFTPRLRRIIRRTVITLSVTLFLLLWLANQVISHERQYTYDNVEKVPYNKVAVVLGTSKYLISGGLNQYFQNRIDATADLWFSGKISQIIVSGDNAHMSYNEPREMRRELLKRGIPARAIYSDYAGFRTLDSILRAHGVFGQTRFTVVSQRFQNERAIYLARHHKLDVIGFNARDVDAYTGFKTRTREIFARLWCLFDVYIWEREPRFMGEQIEVE, encoded by the coding sequence TTGCTGACTCGCTTTATTCAATTCGTCACGACAATCTTTACGCCGCGTCTGCGCCGGATCATCCGCCGGACGGTCATAACACTGTCAGTGACCCTGTTTCTTCTGCTGTGGCTCGCCAATCAGGTGATCAGCCATGAGCGGCAATATACCTACGATAATGTGGAAAAGGTCCCCTACAATAAAGTTGCCGTGGTGCTGGGCACCTCCAAGTATCTGATCAGCGGTGGCCTGAATCAGTATTTTCAGAACCGGATTGATGCCACGGCAGATCTCTGGTTCAGCGGCAAAATCAGTCAAATCATCGTTTCCGGCGATAACGCCCACATGAGCTACAACGAGCCGCGGGAAATGCGCCGTGAACTGCTGAAACGCGGCATTCCGGCACGGGCCATCTACAGTGACTACGCCGGTTTCCGGACGCTGGATTCGATCCTGCGGGCGCATGGCGTGTTTGGCCAGACCCGTTTTACCGTCGTCTCGCAGCGTTTCCAGAATGAACGGGCCATCTATCTTGCCCGCCACCATAAACTGGATGTGATCGGATTTAATGCCCGCGATGTGGATGCCTATACCGGTTTTAAAACCCGGACCAGAGAAATTTTTGCCCGCTTGTGGTGCCTGTTTGATGTGTATATCTGGGAACGTGAGCCCCGCTTCATGGGTGAACAAATTGAAGTGGAATAA
- the lipA gene encoding lipoyl synthase, translated as MTKPITVQPGVQLRDADKMALIPVKFLPEQEGEQLKKPDWMRIRLPKTDEKIQNVKNIMRKNNLHSVCEEASCPNLSECFNHGTATFMILGAICTRHCPFCDVAHGKPLAPDADEPKKLANTIREMALKYVVITSVDRDDLRDGGAQHFADCIREIRLASPNTRIETLTPDFRGRMDKALDVFRETPPDVFNHNLETAPRLYSMARPGADYAWSLKLLQKMKELHPDLPTKSGLMMGLGETNDEIVQVLKDLRAHGVTMLTLGQYLQPSRHHLPVKRYVPPQEFDELKAIALDLGFTHAACGPFVRSSYHADLQAQGQEVK; from the coding sequence ATGACTAAACCAATTACTGTTCAACCCGGCGTGCAATTGCGCGATGCTGATAAAATGGCACTGATCCCGGTAAAATTTCTGCCGGAACAGGAAGGGGAACAGCTGAAAAAGCCTGACTGGATGCGCATTCGTCTGCCAAAAACAGACGAGAAGATCCAGAACGTCAAAAACATCATGCGGAAGAACAATCTGCATTCGGTGTGTGAAGAAGCCTCCTGCCCTAACCTGTCAGAATGCTTTAACCACGGCACCGCGACCTTCATGATCCTGGGTGCGATTTGTACCCGGCACTGCCCGTTCTGCGATGTGGCCCACGGCAAACCGCTGGCGCCGGATGCAGATGAACCGAAAAAACTGGCGAATACCATTCGCGAAATGGCACTGAAATATGTGGTAATCACTTCCGTGGATCGTGACGATCTGCGCGATGGTGGTGCTCAGCATTTCGCTGATTGTATTCGGGAGATCCGCCTCGCTTCACCGAATACCCGCATTGAAACGCTGACCCCGGATTTCCGTGGCCGGATGGACAAGGCGCTGGATGTCTTCCGTGAGACACCACCGGATGTGTTTAACCATAATCTGGAAACTGCCCCGCGACTGTACAGCATGGCGCGCCCGGGCGCTGACTATGCCTGGTCACTGAAGTTACTGCAGAAGATGAAAGAGCTGCACCCAGATCTGCCGACCAAATCCGGTCTGATGATGGGGTTGGGGGAAACTAACGACGAGATCGTACAGGTGCTGAAAGATCTGCGGGCCCACGGTGTAACCATGCTGACACTGGGCCAGTATCTGCAGCCGAGCCGCCACCATCTGCCGGTAAAACGGTATGTGCCGCCACAGGAATTTGATGAGCTGAAAGCGATCGCGCTGGATCTCGGATTCACGCATGCCGCCTGCGGCCCGTTTGTCCGTTCGTCTTATCACGCCGACCTGCAGGCGCAGGGCCAAGAGGTCAAATAA
- the norR gene encoding nitric oxide reductase transcriptional regulator NorR — MSQPTLDHAWLQIAVGLSTSMPGELQFQRLVQAICDVLPCDAVALMQLNEGELVPVAAMGLAPELIGQRFLPAEHPRLQAILQEREPVRFPADAELPDPFDGWLAVDRERTADVHSCMGCSLYVDRQLVGVLTLDALAPGRFDDVDDMTVAAFAALAAATLRNVALIRALEHGRAQQQELAQELVRDARRREGELIGNSPLMRKLREEIDMVASTDLAVLITGETGTGKELVARTLHARSRRSEQALVHVNCAALPEQIAESELFGHVKGAFTGATSNRAGKFELADGGTLFLDEIGELPLSLQAKLLRALQQGEIQRVGSDKLLRVNVRLIAATNRDLEQEVADGRFRSDLYHRLKVYPIAVPPLREHIADLDTLSSYFLDQARTRLGLRQIGLHPQALLAMQAYDWPGNVRELEHLLMRASLKATRHKEGRPLILAEHLDLPVPVQQLTESVAAEESSTPVIALSAEQGLRDAVDSYQKELILQSLEANQGNWSATARQLKTDRANLNRLAQRLGIKCV, encoded by the coding sequence ATGTCACAACCCACACTTGATCATGCCTGGTTACAAATCGCGGTCGGTCTCTCCACTTCCATGCCCGGCGAATTGCAATTTCAGCGTCTGGTTCAGGCCATCTGTGACGTTCTGCCCTGCGATGCGGTTGCGCTGATGCAGCTGAATGAAGGCGAGCTGGTGCCTGTTGCCGCCATGGGACTGGCGCCGGAACTCATTGGTCAGCGTTTTCTGCCGGCAGAACATCCGCGCTTGCAGGCGATCCTGCAGGAACGGGAGCCGGTGCGTTTTCCGGCCGATGCCGAACTCCCCGACCCGTTTGACGGCTGGCTGGCAGTCGACCGCGAACGCACGGCAGATGTGCACTCCTGCATGGGTTGCAGTCTGTATGTGGATCGGCAACTGGTTGGCGTTCTGACGCTTGATGCTCTGGCACCGGGGCGGTTTGACGATGTGGATGATATGACGGTGGCCGCGTTTGCCGCACTGGCCGCCGCCACGTTACGCAATGTAGCCCTGATCCGGGCACTGGAACATGGCCGGGCACAGCAACAGGAACTGGCACAGGAGCTGGTCCGCGATGCCCGTCGCCGCGAAGGCGAACTGATCGGCAACAGCCCGCTGATGCGGAAGCTGCGCGAAGAGATCGATATGGTGGCCAGCACCGATCTGGCGGTGCTGATCACCGGTGAAACCGGCACCGGCAAAGAGCTGGTCGCACGGACACTGCATGCCCGCTCCCGCCGCAGCGAACAGGCGCTGGTGCATGTGAACTGTGCCGCGCTGCCGGAACAGATCGCAGAAAGTGAACTGTTCGGTCATGTGAAAGGTGCATTTACCGGAGCCACCAGCAACCGGGCCGGTAAATTTGAACTGGCCGATGGCGGCACGCTGTTTCTGGATGAGATTGGTGAATTACCGTTAAGCCTGCAGGCCAAACTGCTGCGCGCCCTGCAACAGGGCGAGATCCAGCGGGTCGGCTCGGATAAATTGCTGCGCGTGAATGTCCGTCTGATTGCCGCCACTAACCGTGATTTAGAGCAGGAAGTGGCCGATGGCCGTTTCCGCAGCGATCTCTACCACCGGCTGAAAGTCTACCCGATCGCGGTTCCCCCGCTGCGTGAACATATCGCGGATCTGGATACCCTCAGCAGTTATTTTCTCGATCAGGCCAGAACCCGTCTGGGTTTACGTCAGATCGGTCTGCACCCGCAGGCATTGCTGGCCATGCAGGCGTATGACTGGCCGGGCAACGTCCGCGAACTGGAGCATCTGCTGATGCGGGCCAGTCTGAAAGCGACCCGACACAAAGAAGGTCGCCCGCTGATTCTGGCGGAACATCTGGATCTGCCGGTACCGGTGCAGCAGCTAACCGAATCAGTTGCAGCAGAAGAGAGCAGTACCCCGGTTATCGCCCTGTCGGCAGAGCAAGGCTTACGTGACGCGGTGGACAGCTACCAGAAGGAGTTGATCCTGCAGAGTCTGGAAGCCAATCAGGGGAACTGGTCAGCCACCGCCCGCCAGCTTAAAACTGACCGGGCCAATCTTAACCGGCTGGCACAAAGGCTCGGAATAAAGTGTGTTTAA
- the ybeD gene encoding DUF493 family protein YbeD has translation MNTKFDELLDFPCQFPFKVLGVADETLADQVVAVLQQHAPGDYLPSIKPSSKGNYLSVTVTVTAQSKEHLETMYSALGAIELVRVVL, from the coding sequence TTGAATACCAAATTTGATGAGTTGCTGGATTTTCCCTGCCAATTCCCGTTTAAAGTTCTGGGCGTAGCCGATGAAACGCTGGCCGATCAGGTGGTTGCCGTATTACAGCAACATGCACCGGGTGACTATCTGCCCAGCATCAAACCCAGCAGTAAGGGTAACTACCTGTCCGTAACCGTCACGGTCACTGCACAGAGCAAAGAACACCTGGAAACCATGTACTCCGCACTGGGCGCGATCGAACTGGTCCGGGTTGTGCTATAA
- a CDS encoding septal ring lytic transglycosylase RlpA family protein, translating into MVVKPYNFVACFLSLLLLAACSSQQPSTPSTPVKPKKPLIDVNGAVPRFEPPSRIGNKDYEVFGQPYKVWNGIQQYSTEGTASWYGPGFHGKYTSNGELYNQEDISAAHKNLPLPSYLRVTNLENGRRLIVRVNDRGPFHGDRILDLSHGAASRLGIIGSGTARVNVELIHPPRPANADQLIAQHQSRTIQLLATNNLKQARQVASDVEHRYGVPPRLVTVNNMYKLHVGPLEKPQAEQLLSKLKGSGFGGAFFLN; encoded by the coding sequence ATGGTCGTTAAACCGTATAACTTTGTTGCTTGTTTTCTCTCGTTACTCTTGCTGGCTGCCTGCAGCAGTCAGCAACCATCCACACCCTCCACGCCGGTTAAACCGAAAAAACCACTGATCGATGTCAATGGAGCCGTTCCCCGTTTCGAACCGCCCAGCCGGATTGGCAACAAAGACTATGAAGTGTTCGGTCAGCCCTACAAGGTGTGGAATGGTATTCAGCAATACTCCACCGAAGGCACCGCCTCGTGGTATGGCCCGGGATTTCATGGTAAATACACCTCGAATGGCGAGCTGTATAATCAGGAAGATATCTCCGCCGCACACAAGAATTTACCGTTACCCAGTTATCTGCGGGTCACCAATCTGGAAAATGGCCGCCGGCTGATTGTCCGGGTGAATGATCGGGGGCCGTTCCATGGTGATCGTATTCTCGATCTGTCACACGGTGCCGCCTCCCGCCTGGGGATCATCGGTTCCGGTACTGCCCGGGTGAATGTTGAACTGATCCATCCGCCCCGGCCGGCCAACGCCGACCAACTGATTGCGCAGCATCAATCCCGCACGATCCAGCTGCTGGCAACCAACAATTTAAAGCAAGCCAGACAGGTGGCTTCCGATGTCGAGCACCGCTATGGCGTTCCGCCCCGTCTGGTTACCGTCAACAACATGTATAAATTACATGTGGGGCCATTGGAAAAACCGCAGGCAGAACAACTATTATCTAAGCTAAAGGGATCCGGTTTCGGCGGGGCTTTTTTTCTTAACTGA